Sequence from the Pongo pygmaeus isolate AG05252 chromosome 23, NHGRI_mPonPyg2-v2.0_pri, whole genome shotgun sequence genome:
ACGGGCCTTTCTCTTATTGCTACAGTGTTTTGTACACGGTTAAAACACTAGTAAAGCTTTTTCGTTATTACTCCTTCGGCTCCCTGGGTTTATTTCCACAGCCGGCCGCTGAGGCGTGTTCTGACCGCCGGGCAGACCCAGGACCGCGGCCACGCCCAGCAGGACGCGGACTGAGGGAGCCCGGGCGGCGCCGCCGCTCTCGTGACGCCACCACGCCGGCCAGTGACAAACACCTCCCTCCCGCCGCCCCAGGAGCCGCCCGCACTGCACGAGTGGGAGGGCTGGGCTTCTCGTGTACTCCTCAAACTCTCGCGAGGCTTCGGGCGGCTTTCTTCCCGAGGGCGGCACCAGGGCCGGGCGGTGGGGTCCGGGTGCTCGGGTGAGGGGCGGAGCTGGGGGCATGGCGTCTGGAGCGGCTCGCTGGCTAGTACTGGCACCCGTCAGGTCCGGGGCTCTCCGGAGCGGGCCTAGCTTGAGGGAAGATGGCGATGTCGCCGCCGCACGGAGCGGCTCAGGCCGGAGCCTGGTACCGTCGAGGTCAGTCATCGTTACCCGCAGCGGCGCCATTTTGCCCAAACCGGTGAAAGTGAGTGTCTTCCTGGAGACGCGGCGAAGGGGCTGAGGCCAGTCATTGTGGGGAGTGCGTGAGGGCGGCGCTGATTGAGAGAAGGCGAGGCCAATCATAACGATTACTGTAGACTGAAAGGCGGACCAAGAATACGCTAATGAATTGCTAATTTTGACAGGTGTGGAGAAAATGGTAGGTAGACAGAAGATGGGGGGCAAACGCTGAGGAAGTTGGCCTTTTACATTAGTTTGTCCTGAGAGGTGCGGTGCTCTGCTCCTCTGGAGTCAAAAGACTAGGCTGTGTGCTTCTAGCTTAGACCAGTCCTGTAATCTCTGCCCTGCCTGTCTCCTAGTTTATGGGATGAAATATGAATTTTGAAAGGACTCTGTAAATAAAGGGTACGTGGGACGGGTCTCATCTTTTTATTAGTTGTCA
This genomic interval carries:
- the SMDT1 gene encoding essential MCU regulator, mitochondrial — encoded protein: MASGAARWLVLAPVRSGALRSGPSLREDGDVAAARSGSGRSLVPSRSVIVTRSGAILPKPVKMSFGLLRVFSIVIPFLYVGTLISKNFAALLEEHDIFVPEDDDDDD